One window of Bacillus alkalicellulosilyticus genomic DNA carries:
- a CDS encoding glycosyltransferase, whose product MISVITSTVRDSCINNIFENFDRQDWKEKELIIILNKNDMDRKLWEKRAKQNKNVKVYRVDEAKSLGYCLNYAIKKAKNKYIAKFDDDDYYGARYLTQAFEAMKRDERIAIVGKSVFYIYFQNENALHCLNWEGEGYTDKVAGATLFFKKDVWKQVNFRDRTYAEDYFFINDVIQKGYKVYSTNKKHFAVIRRDESEHTWKVTASEIKKDTIQIPFKGHFSSGIK is encoded by the coding sequence TTGATTTCGGTAATTACGAGTACAGTAAGAGACAGTTGTATTAATAATATCTTTGAGAACTTTGACCGACAAGATTGGAAAGAGAAAGAGCTTATTATCATTTTAAATAAAAATGATATGGATAGGAAACTTTGGGAGAAACGAGCGAAACAAAATAAGAATGTGAAAGTTTACCGAGTAGATGAAGCAAAATCACTTGGATATTGTTTAAATTATGCAATAAAAAAGGCTAAAAATAAGTATATTGCAAAATTTGATGATGACGACTATTATGGAGCACGCTATTTAACCCAGGCATTTGAGGCAATGAAAAGAGATGAGAGAATAGCGATCGTTGGAAAAAGTGTTTTTTATATTTACTTCCAAAATGAGAATGCCCTCCACTGCTTGAATTGGGAAGGTGAAGGTTATACAGATAAGGTTGCTGGAGCAACTTTGTTTTTCAAAAAAGATGTGTGGAAACAAGTAAACTTTCGAGACCGAACGTATGCAGAGGATTATTTTTTTATAAATGATGTCATCCAAAAAGGCTATAAGGTCTACTCTACCAACAAAAAACATTTTGCTGTCATTCGAAGAGATGAATCTGAACACACGTGGAAAGTAACAGCATCAGAAATAAAAAAAGATACAATTCAAATTCCGTTTAAGGGACATTTTAGTTCAGGTATTAAGTAA
- a CDS encoding glycosyltransferase family 2 protein, protein MRFHRHKPKKYQQIVNKLWIQEKDTIEVSLIIPSFNKYPLNLLSLYSLESQTIDLKKLEVVFVDDASSDETFKVISKLKVPYPFRYVRCFKNLGRAKARNTGIKLSKGKIIVLIDAEMIVPPDFIKSHVEEHMKHDRAIVTGGFHLRNSYTVIYPQFSTDQLGTVKELAKADPVFEQRFTEFESNEYTKRKKWFSLVAKEDILTQKYNVMSLKDRYYANQIVWKYGEGLTSFKFPWMGFLTGNVSVKRDFFKEVGLLDEEFVLYGYEDWELGYRFYKAGATFIVNPRGYSYHQEHPIGESKRDEAIFNYYLFTKKHPDVNVLVLGLELIELIDLHDINNVLTQYERLCENHPNEHKAVKGAFTQIITVIPKLLIEKKDRNIVLREAGITKEKQEEIKQDLLQIKEREKYNHFIHLFEQKLFKLGG, encoded by the coding sequence ATGAGATTTCATAGACATAAACCTAAAAAATATCAACAAATTGTAAATAAACTCTGGATACAAGAAAAAGATACTATTGAGGTATCTTTAATCATTCCATCATTTAACAAATATCCGTTAAACCTATTATCCTTATATTCTTTAGAATCACAAACTATAGACTTGAAAAAGCTTGAAGTTGTTTTTGTTGATGATGCTTCCAGTGATGAAACGTTTAAGGTAATAAGTAAATTAAAGGTACCATATCCTTTTCGATATGTTCGTTGTTTCAAAAACTTAGGTAGAGCAAAAGCTAGGAATACTGGAATTAAATTGTCTAAGGGGAAAATCATAGTTTTAATTGATGCAGAGATGATTGTTCCACCTGATTTTATCAAAAGTCATGTTGAAGAACATATGAAGCATGACAGGGCTATAGTAACAGGTGGGTTTCACCTTAGAAATTCGTATACCGTAATCTATCCTCAGTTCTCAACAGACCAACTTGGAACAGTAAAGGAATTAGCTAAGGCAGACCCAGTGTTCGAACAAAGATTTACAGAATTTGAATCAAACGAATATACCAAGCGAAAAAAATGGTTTAGCTTAGTTGCTAAAGAAGATATTTTAACACAAAAGTATAATGTAATGTCCTTAAAGGATCGGTATTATGCAAACCAAATTGTATGGAAATACGGTGAAGGATTAACTAGTTTTAAATTTCCATGGATGGGTTTTTTGACAGGAAACGTTTCTGTTAAGAGAGACTTTTTTAAGGAAGTTGGGTTGCTAGATGAAGAATTTGTTTTGTATGGGTATGAGGATTGGGAATTAGGTTATCGGTTCTATAAAGCTGGTGCCACCTTTATTGTTAACCCAAGAGGTTACTCTTACCATCAAGAACACCCTATTGGAGAAAGTAAAAGAGACGAAGCTATATTTAATTATTATTTGTTTACAAAAAAACATCCAGATGTAAATGTTTTGGTATTAGGTCTTGAACTCATTGAATTAATAGACTTACATGATATTAATAATGTCTTAACCCAGTATGAAAGGTTATGTGAGAACCATCCAAATGAACACAAAGCTGTTAAAGGAGCATTTACACAGATAATTACAGTGATACCTAAGCTACTCATAGAGAAGAAAGATAGGAATATCGTCTTAAGAGAGGCTGGAATTACGAAAGAAAAACAAGAAGAGATTAAACAAGACCTTCTACAAATTAAAGAAAGAGAAAAATATAACCATTTTATACATTTGTTTGAGCAAAAACTTTTTAAGTTAGGAGGGTAA